The Gordonia sp. KTR9 genome contains a region encoding:
- a CDS encoding lysine N(6)-hydroxylase/L-ornithine N(5)-oxygenase family protein — MTPVENVDVLAIGCGPFNLGLAALASTLDDVDLLVVDSRDEFRWHPGLMFDDATLQVSFLSDLVTLVDPTHPLSFLNYMADIDRMYRFLVREDFFPTRIEYEAYLLWCVSRLDSLRWSTTVDEVTWDAEADAFRVTVHTPTGSSTVIARHVVVGIGTEPFVPQALSSDSPAVVHSSDYLFNQEKALAADTVTVIGSGQSGAEIVIDLLEANLRGGPAVRWWTRTPWFAPLDFTKLSLEMTTPAYMDYFHSLPEAARDRVRPQHWQFHKGISTDSLERLHDLLYRRQLQDKLNPVQLRISVEVEGLDTLADGRLRVRGRHLDTGSELAHTTDMVIASTGYQARKADFLAPIESALHRDSRGRLVIGANHEIETDDPLTNRIFVANAEEHAHGVSAPNLDIGAVRNARILNTVLGREAYRLPKHTAFTSFGASDDDDIVAP; from the coding sequence TACTGGCGATCGGCTGCGGCCCTTTCAATCTGGGTCTCGCCGCGCTGGCCTCGACGCTCGACGACGTGGATCTCCTCGTCGTCGACTCGCGTGACGAGTTCCGCTGGCACCCGGGCCTGATGTTCGACGACGCCACCCTGCAGGTGAGCTTTCTGTCCGACCTGGTGACGCTCGTCGACCCGACCCATCCGCTGTCGTTCCTGAACTACATGGCCGACATCGACCGGATGTACCGGTTCCTGGTGCGCGAGGACTTCTTCCCGACCCGCATCGAGTACGAGGCGTACCTCCTCTGGTGTGTGTCCCGGCTCGACTCGCTGAGATGGAGCACCACGGTCGACGAGGTGACATGGGACGCCGAGGCCGACGCGTTCCGGGTGACCGTGCACACTCCGACGGGCTCCTCGACGGTCATCGCACGCCACGTGGTGGTCGGCATCGGGACCGAACCCTTCGTCCCGCAGGCACTCTCGTCGGATTCGCCGGCGGTGGTCCACAGCTCCGACTACCTGTTCAACCAGGAGAAGGCCCTCGCCGCCGACACCGTGACGGTGATCGGTTCTGGTCAGTCGGGCGCCGAGATCGTCATCGATCTCCTCGAGGCCAACCTGCGCGGGGGACCCGCCGTCCGATGGTGGACGCGCACACCGTGGTTCGCCCCGCTGGACTTCACGAAGCTGTCGCTGGAGATGACCACACCGGCCTACATGGACTACTTCCACAGCCTCCCCGAGGCCGCGCGTGACCGCGTTCGCCCGCAGCACTGGCAGTTCCACAAGGGCATCTCCACCGATTCCCTCGAGCGGCTGCACGACCTGCTGTACCGACGCCAGCTGCAGGACAAGCTCAACCCGGTGCAGCTGCGGATCTCGGTCGAGGTCGAGGGTCTCGACACGCTCGCCGACGGCAGGTTGCGGGTTCGCGGCCGGCACCTCGACACCGGTTCCGAGCTGGCCCACACCACCGACATGGTCATCGCCAGCACGGGCTATCAGGCGCGCAAGGCAGACTTCCTCGCCCCGATCGAGTCTGCGTTGCACCGCGATTCGCGGGGGCGCCTCGTCATCGGCGCCAACCACGAGATCGAGACCGACGATCCCCTGACCAACCGGATCTTCGTCGCCAACGCCGAGGAGCACGCACACGGCGTCTCGGCCCCGAACCTCGACATCGGCGCTGTCCGCAACGCACGCATCCTCAACACCGTGCTGGGCCGCGAGGCCTACCGCCTGCCCAAGCACACCGCGTTCACCAGTTTCGGCGCCTCCGACGACGACGACATCGTCGCGCCCTAG